Sequence from the Denticeps clupeoides chromosome 20, fDenClu1.1, whole genome shotgun sequence genome:
TCCTAGATACACGACACCATACCTGAATCTCATTTAAATATACGGATCTGCTGTCAATTGGACCGTATTTTTCACAGTTCAAAAACTGTTGTCTGCTGAAATGGAAATGgctaaggtaaaaaaaaaaaatcagttcaaTATCAGTTGACATTTCGGATGTTACACTCATTACAGCACTTTTCAACCAAATATAGCAATtcttatttggttttatttcatcTACTTTTATGTAAGGTGTTAATTAAAGTTGTTTAAGCGGAAGGTtagctttttatatttttgtaatgcAACTATTGTCTCAGGGCTGTATTTCCTATCAgactgatggaaaataaaaaattaaaccgAGAATGATTTTTGAATCAAATCATGAGCTCAAGAATTGAAATCAAATTGAATTGTGAGGTTTTCTGGATCTTGCACCACTGTTGAACACAATTAGTTgtgtggcctcacaccttccAAGGATGTGAGCTCGTACCTCTGCTCGGGTCTTGTCTCTGCGGAGTTTGTGTGTTCTCCCCTAGAGCTGTAAATGTTGGCACGAGCCCAACTGTTCAGGTCAGAACTTTATTTCTATAATTTTAGTCGGGTGGGGTCAAGTTGGGTCCAGATCGCATGGTAAATGAATGGAAAGCAAAATCCTTTCCGTGTGTTTCGCTGCTTGTGAATTTGTTTTgtggtgattggtaaaagcgTTTCACATGTTGCAAaaacttttttggggggaatacACCTTCTTTATTAGACCTTCACATATGACAATCTCCAGAGGCTCCTgagaagtgaaatgaaacagaattttgcattttatatattgtattttaaatcAATGGCAGGGTATGTGCATACTGTGTTTATACATGCACAATAGAAATTTAAGCAAAGCTATCAGAATTCACTGCGATCCTATGTTTCATTTCATCAAGAATCTTCACTTTCTTTGTGTTGAACCCTACCTCAGATAAAGACAATACAATCATactaacattttttattaatgtgcacAGACTGAGAGACCTAAATAATCCTCACCAATAATCCTCAGCTTCTTTTATTAGGCCATAATTCCACTGAAGAAGGACCCTGTATTATACTGCAGTACATATGGACATGCATACTAGTTTTCAGTGTTGATGCTTAAATACATATACAGCAATTGCAATTTGTTACTGCATAAAAGAATGAATATAGTGCTTTTTTAACAGGGAGAAGGACGATCTCGCTCACCCCCCAAACGCTGGAGTACAATTTTCTGAACACAGATGGAAACACATACAGAGAAGAAGAGTTGACTGGCTCTAAAAAGGATCTCTCAGAGATTGATAACAGACTAATATCTGAAACATTATATTTGTTAAACAGTCTTATGGTTTCATGCGCAATGTTAGTCTGAAAACCAAATGACAGCTTATTGTTCAGAGTTGGCACTGCTTTATACTTTATATAGTATTTGGAAATATTACTAGTATTTggacacatgcatacatattttGTCGTTGAAccatactttttttattattgtataaaCATTTTACTTAGTAACAAGGACCAAATGTGAGAAAAGGGTTTCAGGGTTTCATTTTAGACGCATGCAGTGACCACTGTGAGATATAGAGCATACTACGCAACTACTGTTGGTTTCAACctcattatttaaatatattcaaatatattcattatttaagtATCTTCACacctttttttctcccattaaaatattattaaaactaGCACAagatattattttacattagtTTATCCTGTAGTTCTcacatatctaaaaaaaatctctctgcCACTGTTTTAGTTTTCATGATATGGATTTTAGATTGTAAGTGCTTATGTAATCTATGGTTGGCATAACTCTAGACAGCAAAAGgctgcattaaatatttattattagtgATATAACAGCAACTTTTTATGTTAATTCAATAAGTTATTTATATTACTATTTTACTCACTTAAGTGTGATGTAAATTATTAGCCCTTTTAATGTACAATTTAGAGTTTAGATTACAACTTTATATTTTGCTGATATACAACAATTTcctcaataaaccaaaaaaatacaattgatAACAGAGGCTCCTATGTCATTTGAATATTACATATTGTCTACATGTTGACTCGGTTCAGGGCAGTGGAATTTTTGTAAGTCAGTTTTGACCTGATTGTATTTCTGTAAGGTGGTAGCATAGCATTATGGGCTACATTTGGATACGCTATGCAACTGCTGTAGGATGGAGATCCAGTTTTGAATGGGGTCCAATAATATAAGACTATTGAGTGTTGAACTgaaaaaatttatttgaatCAGTTAAATCAACCCAAATTAGAGTATGGCTAGTTATTCTGCTATAAAACACTGTCATATTATACAAATCATTGTAAAAATacctgtaaaaatgaaaaacatttgccTAAGGATTATAAAGATGTCTGACTGGTAAAGAGGCATGTCATCAAATTTGAACTGTCATTGTCATTTGCTctgtcttctttctctctgttacTTTGATAGTTTTTTCCCGACAGCTGTAACTAGAGTTTCCGGATGTAGCCCTGGACATGGGGAAAAGagatgaaatggaaatgaaacaaaagagATGAGAAGATATTGGAATGGAGAGTCTGAACATGTTTATTACTGTAAATCGTTTATTGGTGCTTGaagttattttttataataagtaTTTGTTTTGTGTCACAAAATGAACCTTTTACACTAAAAACCTAATGTCTGacttaaataaaagaaaataaaagatttaCGCTGTTGTATAATTTATTGTTTACATTTCTTTTGCAACATTTGTGGGTGATGAATTTAGTTTAGTAAATTAGTAatttattttctacatttctttCTACATCCTACTAGTGAAGTGGATATTTTTATGTATGCTATTAATGGGTGTATTACTTTAAGTAAAAATAACAGTGTTTTGAGTACTTACAAAATGTAACATGAATTGAAACAATTGTTTTGATTTCTGAAAACGTTTCACCATAGCTCAGCACAATTCTACTGTGCAGCTCTCTTACTGATATTACTGCTCATCCAAGAACAAAATCAACAACGTTTAAGATATTGAGTCCTATTTTCAAAGCGATAtaatagtggtagtagcctagtgggtaacacactcgcctattgttcaatacaaaaatgtataaatacattctaatttttcttcgtctagcacctaacaatctccgagcatgctcttcactgacaagtctgagccttatcagggctcttagtttgtaaactcaatattctatagaaatcgaacaagaattgctggtgtcttcctcttgtaagtcgctttggataaaagcgtctgcttaATACAGTAAAGTAatgaagtcccaggttcaaatcccatttactaccattgtgtccctgagcaagaatgTCTTCAGGAAATAAATAGAGAAAGctctgcttgctagttatctgcatcactgtgtggtttggagcctgcaatgcgtcctgccaaaaaactctccaacgcatagtcagagcagctgagagaatcatcggtgtccctctcccctccctccaagacatctacagtacacgcctcaccaagaaagccctcggcatagcagctgatcccacccacccaatgcaaaccttcttcagcctgctgccatcagggaggagactgcggagtctccaggccaggaccagcagactgaaggacagcttcacccatcaggcggtcaggaaactcaactccctcccggctctgcccccactcccctcactcccctcttctgctccacaaactttctgaactctaaatcacacaaactgaccatgcaccagtcactctgtgcagctctggtctgccatctacctcactttcacttcgtcactttaaacttaaaactctgttgcactattggtttttgcactctcctgatgttgcactctccaccatgtgcccttatttgtatatggtgtttttaaaattgtatattgtgcctttctttttaaattgtatttatactctgtattcgttactgtttttgtatttaatgttacttgtatgggtcagagagtaacgtaatttcaattctctgcatgtcctgtacatgtggcagaattgacaataaagttgacttgacttgacttgacttgacttgacttgacttgacaagacacttaaccctgagttgctccaggggggggactgtccctgtaactactgattgtaagtcgctctggataagggcgcctggtaaatgctgtaaatgtaatagtacTCAAAGTATAATGTAGACACTTGTATATGTGTCACATGAAGAATGTCTTCAGGAAATAAATAGAGAAAGgtctgcttgctagttatctgtagcTTATATTTAATGATGGTTACAATTAATGATGGTTTTATGAGAAGAGCCCATTGTGACGGTTTACAAATTTCATGCTCATTCTTCCTAGATTATTTAACCACCCTCTTGTCAATAAGTCAATCATACAAAGTATGCATCTACTTAAGAGAAAtgtattctatatatattttcccaCAGTTCAAACCTacccaacctggcaacatggAGGATAAGATCATGCCACTTCCATTCTCATGTATTTATTGCAGTTTGCAGTCTTTGCTCATAATGCCAGTGCTGTCTACAGTGCTGTCAATGGACATCAGACACACAGTCCCTGTTATAGTCACCACtatcaaaccaaacatgcagccatgtacagaaacaacaaaagacCATAGGGTCTTGGTATccaaaactgtttttttctttctcagacAACACAGGAGGTGAATCTCCCGCTTATTTAGTTCAATAGACACAAACAGCACAGGTCAGGCGTGGGACTCCAGTTAGCACAAAGAATTCAAATCAATCTTGTCTATCCATCTGTGGTTTTCTCTGTGTACAAAGATCACATAAGCAAATCTGCCTTCAACTTCCAACTTCCTTCATTCTAAATATGTTTGCTCATCTTTATCAGTAGGCAAATGGaaattttcataaatattttccTTCAAGTCAGTGATAAGCTTTGGAAGGAATTTGTGGACAGATGGTATTAAGCTAACAAACTGTTGATGCTGATTCATAACACATGGTCCAATGGATCCACTGAGTAATGTCAGGTGAATTTGGAAATGTGTACATTTGACAAcctttgtatatatattttattaaaatagtaTTTCACCATAGATCTATATCTTAAATGTACACAAACGGGCCACTGGTCAGCATTGCTCAATATCACTGCAATACAATAAACAGACATCACTGACATGACATCTCTGCTTCTCCTCACATTCTTATAGTTTGCTTATAGTTTAGcaccggggtggtagtagcctagtgggtaacacttaaccctgagttgctccagggggggactgtccccgtaactgctgattgtaagtcgctctggacaagggcgtctggttaatGCTGTTTAAAAAGTCCTTTTGCGACTCCCTGCCACTAGTGGGCGCTATTGAGACATATAGATCCACCTGTGCCTCCCCATTATCTTCTCCAGACTCACCTGTGTCTTATTTGGCCTTCACCCTTAATATAGTGCCTTGGTTTTCATAGTCCTTTCTCCACGTCATCCTTAGTGTATGTGAAGATGCCGAATTCTAAAGGTACTGTTAaaaaattgcagttttaaagattttatttaaaatgaagataattaaTTGTACCTATCtgatgttaaattaaataacatcaCATCTTCTTCTTGTCCATTTTTAATATTACTTAGAGGAATTTACTTTTGACTAAATAAATGAGCAAAATTCATGACAATAGACACAAATGAAGTGTagtgttatatatgtgtgtccTTGGGTACTTGTATTCGTAACTTGCTTTAACCAAACTGCCAGTTGGGTTTCAAGTGCAAGAGGACATTTATTAACTTGAAAATAACAAATAGCAGTGAAAACCAGGAAAAGAGACCTCAGTATACACTCAAAACATACAAAGAGATCTTTTATCCTAGGAAGGAAGAAAAGGGGAGACAGAACATGGCTCCAATAGGCAGTAGCTCATATACAAAATTGATAAATCTGTCATCCAAAATGCAACATTTATCAGTGTATCAGATCAGATGAAAAATGCTGTTGAGTTTTGCCACATGAAATGAAATTGCAAAACCAACTGCAGTAGAGAGTAGGAGAGGACAGGTTCATGAATTAATGAACTCTGTGGACTCTGTGGGAGAGTTCTGGTTGAAGGTGTCTGACTATTTTGCATCAGAGGAGTTGGCAGAAAGGAGTTGGCAGAAAGGCATGGGtttcatatgaaatatttttttgcaatgaaaaatatttatatctGGTTAACTTCAATTGGTAGTACAAGTTTGTACTGAGTATTCACTGGGAGTATTTCCTCTAGGCTCATCTGCACAACTGGGTCTAGGTCAGTTCAATCTGACCTAGAAAGGAACttctgtttttgttattttaatacatcATGGAATACGTTTCCATAAGTAAATGCTTAACGTCAATGTACAGTAAACAATATGTGCTAAAATATAGTCATCTTGTCCAAACATAACTGTGCCAGTTCACAGTGAAAGTTCATGAATGAAAGTTCAGTTAATTCTAAATAGTtatcatttttaatgtaaaatgtacaccCATTGGCCCAACAATGGAATCCATTTTGGCAGTGAAGTTTGGAGATATTATTGACTccattatttatgtattcaacTCTTGTTATATTACCTAGaaatacagaggcatggcacaatagaagttacagaTTACAAATTAACAGTTTCTCATTTACAGTATTAACACTGATAGATTTCTATTGCAGTTAgatggaaatattgtatgtaaaaatggtaccaatgttagaGAAAAACCAAAAATTAAAACCCTTAAcccagtcagggttaagtgtcttgctcagggacacaatgctagtaagtggggtttgaacctgggtcttttggttcataggcgaatctgttacccgctaggctactaccaccttcctGATATCAGAAAATGTAGTGCCCCCCCACAAGACTCTCCCTTTTCTGCATTTCAGGCCATTGGTTGTCATTTTGACCTCCTGGtgatttttcttgtttgtgagATGGGTGCACAATTTGGAGATAGCGTGGGGACTAAATTAACACATGATAAGTGATGACCAGGAATTTCAGTACCAATTTTAACTTGTTCAAgtttgtgtttcccttttaaaaataactaaatgaATACCTAAAAAAAATCTACCCGATACTGGTTCAGATGAAGAAACTTCATGACACATTTAAAATTGAAATGAGGTGTGGGGCCTGAGGGGTTTCTGATTGTGTTGTGGCTACAGATTCCAGATCCCATTTGCGACATAGGAAACCGAAGCCTCTCTTCATTGGCATTTCCTTTCCGTAAGTTGTCCAGATTCTTTCTGTGCACCTCAGAAGACTGTtgctggtggtagtagcctagagggtaacactatgaaccagaagacccaggttcaaatcccacttactaccattgtgtccctgagcgagacacttaaccctgggtgtctccagggtgggggctgtctctgtaactactgattgtaattcgctctggataagggcgtctgataaatgctgtaaatgtaaatgtccctgcAGAATCTGCAGCGTTTtttgcaaatgagtgaaaataTGGTAGATGTGGGTAGTGCATAATTAAATCCACCAGAAGAACAGTCTGTCTTTTGGATGCTAACATACGGTTATGTTGAAACGCCTGgaatgttgttttctttttttttttttttttttcaccttcacAGTCATGCCGCACCTCTGTTTGGATATGGTCACGTGATTCTCTGGCCACACCCATGCTGGACAGTTTGCACAGGAAGGCAGCCAGTCAGATCAGTCAGTGACTCAGTGGTATCTGCCACTACGCAGGCTGTTTGATGATTAACCCACCGTGGACAAGTGTGAATCGGAGCTGACGCAGGGTCCGTCCCTGAAAGGGATTCCGAATCTGCTCTCATTGCCATTCAGACCACCGAGGCAGCCAGCACAGGCGAGGAGGTTCTTCAGTTCTTCTGGCAGCGTTCAGGACACCTGGGATGTCTACCGGATGAACTTCTGGATTCCAGGGATTGCACAATTCTGAAAGAGTGTTTCCTTTGACCTATTATGGTGTTCAAAAGTTCTGTTGTAGAATTCCCCATCCTCCCATTTCAGGCCATTTTGGATTTACTTGTACAAGAGATAGAAAGGAGGAGGTAACCCATTACCCGTTGGTTTTATTGACATGGATCAGGGGAAAGAAgaatcagaagaaaaaaactggCAAGATCTGGAACCAAGTCATGGAGTGAAAGTATTCCTTACAGTGTTATACAGCCTCATCCTTTTGCTGGGAATTGTGGGTAACAGCATAACCATCAGGGTGACTCAGATGTTGCAGCGAAATGGCTACCTCCAGAAGAACGTTACGGACCACATGGTGAGCCTGGCATGTTCAGATCTGCTGGTTCTGCTGATCGGCATGCCTGTGGAGCTCTACAGTGCCACTTGGTTCCCCTTCTCATCCGCTTCAGGTGACATCTCCTGTAAGATCtacaacttcctgtttgaggCCTGCAGCTACGCCACACTTCTCAACGTGGCCACGCTCAGCTTTGAACGCTACATGGCCATCTGCCATCCTTTTCGCTACAAATCTCTGTCCAGCAAACGCACAGTTCATCTCATTCTCTTTGCATGGCTGACCTCGGTGCTGGTGGCCCTGCCTTTGCTCGTTGCCACTGGAACCGAGGGCCATGTCGTAGAGAAGGGCGGACTTCCAGACCAGAACCTTACCTTCTGCACCAACCTTGTGGAGCACTGGACCATGTACAGGTCCAGCATCTTTGTGGCTTTTATAGTGTACATTGTGGTGCTGGCTGTTGTAGCTTTCATGTGCAGGAACATGATAATGGTGTTGCAAAAAAGTAACGTTGCAAAGACTGAGAGTGACAAGGTCAAAACGGCAAGAAAGCAGACCATCATCTTTATCGGTATGTATACCTATTCCTCTTTTATAAGCATTGCCAACATTTGACTGCTAGTGTGTTTCAGAAAAtgaattgaaaatgttaaagcaTCAACCCATCAGCTCGATGACCGTATTCCATTATTGACCGTATAAACGGACATGGGTGGATGTAAACAAAGACAGCGTTCGCTGTCGTGATTCTCAGAAGCTTGGTGAAGACATTCAAATGATATCAGCTAATGATATAActaatttttattcataacCATTgtctaaatgtaaattgcattattttgtCTTATTCAAGttacaaattcttttttttttgtgtgtgtgtattgctcTTTTGGTTCACATTAGtttatgtgtttcttttttcaatGAATTGGACTTCACTCGCTGAACCTTGCCATAAAGTAGCTTTGTCCCTGATGTGCAAGGGTCCACAAACTATGCTCTGAGGCTGGCCCTACAATAATGTTATCCTTTAGGTTGTTACCTTTATGGCCCAATATTGCTTGCGAAATTCAGTTTGCTTAGCAAAATGCACTCTCTGCTAAGCAAATGGCAAATAATGTTATGTTCCAGAAACAAATTTTTTGTGCAAAATTTATGTTACAGGTAGGAACAGTTTCATTTTAGCAAAACACAGCAGTCAACTTTCAGAGAGAAGCTGGGTTTCATCAGAACCATACAAATTGCTTTTATCATCTAAGTCAAATCAATGAAAGCTCTTTCCTTTTATAAGTGCTCCTTTCAATCTCCATGGCAGATAAAGGCAAAGTCCGAAAAAAATGGGTAGCTTGTGTTCATTACAAAGGTTTGGGTTTGAATGAAAGACTATACTGTACTGAGCAATAAAATATCACATTCATGAACATTCCGTTCATCATCATTTTGaacattatgaaagtgaagtgattgtcacatgtgatacacagcagcacagcacacggtgcacacagtggaatttgtcctctgcatttaacccatgagtgagcagtgtgtggggacggtgctttgctcagttgcacctcagtggcaccttggtggatcaggattcgaactggcaaccttctgattacggggccgcttcctcaaccactaggccaccactgccccattatgtTCACACTAACAGTTCAGTTCATGTACATTTTTCAGTAATTAACAGTTACAATGCATATCATTAACTATGTCAATCCCCCACAACTGAAGCAATTTGTTCATCACAACAGAAAAACCTAAAGTCTTTCGTCACATGAATTAAGTACATGGTATAAAAAGCATGTCGCCTAGCCCTTTTCAATAAGGTGCCATTCGTCTGTGCTGCCTACTTAGACCCTTTGTTCTCTCTTTATCACAACCTGACAGGACTGATAGTTGGAGCTCTTGTCACCTGCTGGATCCCCAACCAGGTGCGCCGCCTCATGACAGCCGCCGTGCCCAAATCGGCATGGGACCTCAGCTATTTGAAGAGCTACATAACCCTTCACCCGGTGGCTGACACGTTCTTCTACCTGAGCTCAGTCATTAACCCTTTCCTGTACAACCTGTCCTCACGCCAGTTCCGACAGGCCTTTGTTCAGGTTCTACAGTGCAACCACAAAATGGAGCATGCCAACAGGAGAACGCTGGCCAAGAGCAAAGATCCAAAGTCCTTCGCCAGTTCTGCCCGTTCTCTGCGTCCCCTTTTGTCAAAGACTGGTAATTCTTTACATGGAGGTCAAGCACGGGATTTAAATGTCATCATGCTACAGAGCGATGGTAACACAGAGCCAGGTGCAGCAGGGCAGAAGACCAAACCATCAGAGACAGAGATATGAACAGAAGAGccaaaaaaatgaactttattTCTGAATTTACATTCTCTCTGTGTGCAGTCCATTAAAAAATTAACTGAACAGTTGATGAACATATCTCACTTTCACCCAAATTCTGGTTTTCATGCCTGAATTTTTAATGTGCACGCAACAAATAAACATGAGTCCATTTGTTTAAAAGTATGTTTATTAATCATATTATGACTCagtatttacaaaaaaacagacatacaAGTAATTGCACTGTACCCAGatactcatttatttattacaaatagtcactacattaataaaatgtagttactGAAACAAGAGGAGATTCTTATGGTGCTTTTGAGGGTATTATTGTTAATTCAAAAAATTCATTGTACTTTATGATggacaaagaaagaaatttgcaatgttttaaaaatggcttCTGCTGTTGTGAGGCCACAGAATGGTGTGTAACATAGTGCATTTGACTAGAAGAGAAGTGAAAAATAGTAACAAGAAGagtaatataaaaaagtatatttaaaaaaaaaatatcagtatGCCAAGCCTGTTCCAAACCGCACCAAAGTCTTGACTGAAAAGCATTTTTAGAAACACCACTTTCAATGTCACTAAAATCACTGTAAAGGTCACACTGCGTACCTTTCTGACTCACCCGGACAACTGTTCTCATCCGAAAGAACGGGACAGGACTCtcagaacacagaaaaaaaacaagtttttgtACATTGATCAGACcaaatcatgcaaaaaaaaaaaaaaagcatattttcCCGTTCCCCTGTGGCCTGCAGTGTCATTGGCTGTACCTTGTCGTTGACTTAAACAGATATTTTGCATGCTAGATATTTGTTCGCAGCCTGCAACGAGTCAGCCATGTCAGACCTGGATCAACCTGAAGCTGGATTTTTATCTGCGACATCAAATTCAGCTAAAATGCGCACGTTCTGAATtactcatgcaaaaaaaaaaaaatagccttTCTCATTAATAGATGATCCCCTCTGGTTCCAATAGCATATAGTTCTTCAGTGCCTGTGGAATTGGTAGTTTGGGGAGGAGGATGTGGCAATGCTTTCCAAACTGCTTCCTCAACACAGACCTACACAGATGCTGTAGACTTCGTGGTCTGTGCTCCAGTGCAAACAGAGACTCGTAAAATAACTGGTGCTTCTAAGGAAAGACCATATCATAAATTAGGGCTtgtgacaatgtgtgtgtgtgcatattcaATGAAGCATGAAAAGGTCAGGAACACACCTGGAATATTTCTTCGGGAATTGCCCGTTCCCACTTGTAAGTAACGGGTACCATGGAGTATGAGTTGAACATGATCTCCACACTTTTAGGTGCTGCTGCACAAGCCACTAACacctgcagacagacacagacacaaatactGTATTGATGGACAGACAGCTATGTATTAggccaaaaagaaaataaaatgttgggTCTGAAAATGGTATCTGGCAACAAACACGCAACAAAACAcctactttgtgtgtgttgctataACTGCTATAACCCGCCTTGTTGGTAATGCACCTGCACTTCTGTTCTGTACGGTCGGgcgttgcaaaaagcatttcactgcacgtCCTATTCTTTTATGACAGTGAATGTGACAAATGAAATCTGAATCTGAGATGCTGTCAACTATCAACATGAGCTTCTgattttaaacagaaataacaacACCAAAAGAGTAGTTAGTATATGTCCTTTA
This genomic interval carries:
- the gpr39 gene encoding G-protein coupled receptor 39; protein product: MDQGKEESEEKNWQDLEPSHGVKVFLTVLYSLILLLGIVGNSITIRVTQMLQRNGYLQKNVTDHMVSLACSDLLVLLIGMPVELYSATWFPFSSASGDISCKIYNFLFEACSYATLLNVATLSFERYMAICHPFRYKSLSSKRTVHLILFAWLTSVLVALPLLVATGTEGHVVEKGGLPDQNLTFCTNLVEHWTMYRSSIFVAFIVYIVVLAVVAFMCRNMIMVLQKSNVAKTESDKVKTARKQTIIFIGLIVGALVTCWIPNQVRRLMTAAVPKSAWDLSYLKSYITLHPVADTFFYLSSVINPFLYNLSSRQFRQAFVQVLQCNHKMEHANRRTLAKSKDPKSFASSARSLRPLLSKTGNSLHGGQARDLNVIMLQSDGNTEPGAAGQKTKPSETEI